A region from the Gammaproteobacteria bacterium genome encodes:
- a CDS encoding response regulator, with the protein MPTILAVDDSASMRQMVSFTLKGAGYSVVEAVDGQDALSKAKTAKIDLVLTDVNMPKMDGIALIKALRVLPTFKFTPILMLTTESGAEKKVEGKAAGATGWIVKPFNPDQLLATIKKVIR; encoded by the coding sequence ATGCCCACAATATTAGCCGTTGATGACTCTGCATCAATGCGACAAATGGTGTCGTTTACGTTGAAAGGAGCTGGCTACAGCGTTGTTGAGGCTGTTGATGGTCAAGATGCTCTGAGTAAGGCAAAGACGGCCAAGATTGATCTGGTGTTGACTGACGTCAACATGCCCAAGATGGATGGCATCGCTTTAATAAAGGCACTGCGTGTATTGCCGACTTTCAAGTTTACGCCAATTTTGATGCTGACTACTGAATCCGGGGCTGAAAAAAAGGTGGAAGGCAAGGCTGCGGGCGCTACAGGCTGGATAGTAAAACCTTTTAATCCAGATCAGTTGCTGGCCACTATTAAAAAGGTTATCAGGTAA
- a CDS encoding STAS domain-containing protein, translating to MDHLSSNDSLMVIDCGESLDVSVVMDFRALILQAMVSDGEIVLDATHLERIDGAALQLLTALFNDADQAKHAIRWQSPSQALINAGKLSGLGEVLHLNAV from the coding sequence ATGGATCATTTATCTAGCAACGATTCGCTTATGGTCATCGATTGTGGCGAATCGCTTGATGTCAGTGTAGTTATGGACTTCAGAGCGCTCATTCTTCAGGCGATGGTTTCTGATGGGGAGATTGTTCTGGATGCCACGCATCTAGAACGTATAGATGGCGCAGCCTTGCAATTGTTGACGGCGTTATTCAATGATGCAGACCAGGCAAAACACGCTATTCGATGGCAGTCGCCATCGCAGGCCCTCATTAATGCCGGAAAGTTATCAGGGCTTGGTGAAGTACTGCATTTAAACGCTGTTTAG
- the fliJ gene encoding flagellar export protein FliJ: MKKSKRFTPIVDLAHDAERKAAESLGASLKKYEQAINRLSDLKQYHNEYVRQFSLVGKTGMPSAKAVDYRLFLEKLKQAIEQQEKSIEQALLDLDRSKAFWFSQRGRSKALDNVLARYVADERKIQEKREQIEQDERNSREPANKTS, translated from the coding sequence ATGAAAAAATCAAAGAGATTTACGCCAATCGTCGATCTTGCACATGATGCTGAAAGAAAGGCGGCGGAATCTCTGGGCGCATCTTTGAAAAAATACGAGCAGGCTATCAACAGGCTGAGTGATCTGAAGCAATATCACAACGAATACGTGCGTCAATTTAGTCTGGTGGGAAAAACCGGTATGCCCAGTGCCAAGGCGGTTGATTATCGCCTCTTTTTGGAAAAATTAAAGCAGGCCATTGAACAGCAGGAGAAATCGATTGAACAGGCACTGCTCGATTTGGATCGTAGTAAAGCATTTTGGTTTTCGCAGAGGGGGCGATCCAAGGCGCTGGATAACGTACTGGCCAGGTATGTTGCTGACGAAAGAAAGATACAGGAGAAACGCGAACAAATTGAACAAGATGAGCGCAATAGTCGCGAGCCCGCAAATAAAACATCATAG
- the fliI gene encoding flagellar protein export ATPase FliI has translation MTHETPEYYLSKQNVHNRLSQRKTRLDTAIPIQICGKLTRMVGLTLEAVGIRAVIGGRCLISSSLGLPIEAEVVGFSGGKTYLMPVGDIRGLVPNASVYPVSTISDAPAGPELLGRVLDGTGKPLDGKGPLKTSARVSLNPKMINPLDRKPIEHHLDVGVRAINALYTVGRGQRMGLFAGSGVGKSVLLGMMTRFTNADVIVVGLIGERGREVKEFIERILGEEGMSRAVVVATPADMPPLMRLHGASLAASIAEYFRDQGKNVLLLMDSLTRYAQAQREIALAIGEPPATKGYPPSVFFKLPQLVERAGNSRDGVGSITAFYTVLTEGDDGQDPIADAARAILDGHIVLSRRLADMGHYPAIEIEGSISRVMNEIVSQDDQMMARKFRQIYSTYEQNRDLISIGAYAKGSDKRTDEAIALHPSMTRFLQQGIDERVTHEESCAALRTLFANDQLPVQR, from the coding sequence ATGACGCACGAAACACCTGAATATTATCTATCCAAGCAGAACGTACATAATAGACTTTCGCAAAGAAAGACGAGACTTGATACTGCGATTCCTATTCAGATATGTGGGAAGTTAACCAGGATGGTTGGCTTGACTCTGGAAGCGGTTGGAATTCGGGCGGTTATTGGTGGTAGATGTCTTATTTCTTCTTCTCTTGGCCTTCCTATCGAAGCGGAGGTTGTTGGCTTTTCCGGGGGAAAGACCTATTTGATGCCTGTGGGGGACATTAGAGGCCTGGTGCCTAATGCCTCGGTTTATCCTGTAAGTACTATTAGTGATGCTCCTGCGGGCCCAGAACTGCTGGGCCGTGTTCTGGATGGTACTGGCAAGCCTTTGGATGGTAAAGGGCCGCTCAAGACCTCGGCTCGTGTTTCATTGAATCCAAAAATGATTAATCCTCTTGACAGAAAACCCATTGAGCACCACTTGGATGTGGGGGTGCGTGCCATCAATGCTTTATATACTGTTGGACGTGGGCAGCGCATGGGGTTGTTCGCAGGAAGTGGTGTGGGTAAAAGTGTGCTGCTTGGCATGATGACAAGATTTACCAATGCTGATGTGATTGTGGTGGGACTCATTGGTGAGCGTGGCCGCGAAGTGAAAGAGTTCATTGAAAGGATTCTAGGCGAGGAAGGTATGTCGCGGGCGGTTGTGGTAGCGACTCCCGCGGATATGCCACCGCTGATGCGATTACATGGTGCATCGCTGGCCGCAAGTATTGCTGAATATTTTCGGGATCAGGGCAAAAATGTTCTTCTCCTTATGGACTCATTGACGCGCTATGCGCAGGCTCAACGCGAGATTGCGCTGGCGATTGGAGAACCACCTGCGACCAAGGGATATCCGCCTTCTGTTTTCTTCAAGTTACCACAGCTTGTGGAACGCGCAGGAAATAGTCGTGACGGAGTTGGATCGATAACGGCCTTCTATACGGTATTAACCGAGGGCGATGATGGTCAAGATCCTATTGCAGATGCGGCGCGCGCTATTCTGGATGGGCATATTGTGTTGTCGAGACGACTGGCCGATATGGGGCATTATCCTGCTATTGAAATTGAGGGTTCGATCAGCCGAGTTATGAATGAGATCGTGAGTCAGGATGATCAAATGATGGCCAGAAAGTTCAGGCAAATATATTCTACCTATGAACAGAATAGAGATCTAATCAGTATTGGCGCCTATGCCAAGGGTAGCGATAAACGGACCGATGAAGCCATTGCTTTGCATCCAAGCATGACGAGATTTCTGCAGCAGGGGATTGATGAGCGAGTGACCCACGAAGAATCATGTGCCGCACTCAGGACTCTATTTGCGAATGATCAATTGCCAGTTCAAAGATAA